The Engystomops pustulosus chromosome 9, aEngPut4.maternal, whole genome shotgun sequence genome includes a window with the following:
- the KIAA1210 gene encoding acrosomal protein KIAA1210 homolog isoform X2 codes for MATSISEGTRTVEPEETPEECSGKKKSKFQAFKKFFVKKKRKESTTPRRESNLKPSQSSSDVSASGGNAVAFQAEHEPVAKGNMGNKAVSHDSVFISEMESSVKEDLSQECTPGKVKALQLQLQQNIRIGSPPQGIVHRKVEDPGALSEDDGLPRSPPEIASLHEILQSSVKSSISAQRRSSISSGGTDSEEEPESSELSSRPTSPSDSNVLLSPTSPVSHFPLADFTCPASSVTCLDNSAAKHKILVKPKKRRAPTMNAKPTQAEKLQPINIADSKKDNVVHEAPSEQVKHTEDVVLQKPKEAIPEDTSVCEPQIDESELNCNNSTATLLLEFSPPENQIVSFENEAVFSESDVDFHGSLISTGDKVGTSEEASERHDVPTSPETSEINDFTITVKPFEINNVESPESKMVSVQNPNSNTSEDLVHCALGQYQPNVVEDEATEVNENKDEEYNEHHKPLPDVQIGLLNVTKSDLVASETIESCALSTEAETAVINSNELHEHAVSTEGIESHDGNDGVHLDNIKQLQNPDLILEVSDPLAADDEITNECLPSEQKTEALEQRITVGCDEQSDMVNVSDGKVHAVIKYESSYNETSTEPVKENKVAEPNPDDTVKASNKPVRFTVAPAWQRALSSGSSVKDSPFTKNTVGNIVMSESFDGTDESIVQSSIKDNVVQKNKEESCGHFGVKLRRTSSSIKYSEENQEEVSRQGVSPLDTSSLLPGRNQQTPKKIQVNTEFAKMSKVSCTNEEKSSPDVKSHLKPKVDDPTPQENSEPAWITMAKLKQKGFQEHPLAREQSSSESEKAEGTECIQRKHTVTVLQEAEEKKSENTAADSPAAPADAQPNSEKSSPSATQQQHSAEPPWFSLAKKKAKAWSEMPQIVQQ; via the exons GGCCAAAGGAAATATGGGGAACAAGGCAGTATCTCATGACAGTGTATTTATTTCGGAGATggagagctctgtgaaggaggatCTCTCTCAGGAATGTACTCCCGGAAAAGTTAAAGCATTACAG CTCCAGCTCCAGCAAAACATACGGATAGGATCGCCGCCGCAGGGTATTGTCCACCGGAAAGTCGAGGATCCAGGGGCTCTTTCAGAAGATGATGGTTTACCAAGAAGTCCTCCAGAGATAGCCTCATTGCATGAGATTCTACAGTCATCGGTGAAG TCTTCCATCAGTGCACAGAGACGCAGTTCTATAAGTTCAGGGGGAACAGACAGTGAAGAAGAACCG GAATCCTCTGAATTGTCTTCACGTCCCACCAGTCCATCGGACTCCAATGTTCTTTTGTCTCCTACCTCTCCAGTCAGCCATTTCCCTCTAGCAGATTTTACATGTCCAGCAAGTTCTGTGACCTGCCTGGATAATTCTGCAGCAAAGCACAAGATTTTAGTTAAGCCAAAGAAACGGAGAGCACCAACAATGAATGCAAAACCAACACAG gCTGAAAAGCTGCAACCGATAAATATAGCAGACTCCAAGAAAGATAATGTAGTTCATGAAGCACCAAGTGAACAAGTAAAACACACAGAAG ATGTTGTTCTGCAGAAACCAAAGGAAGCCATCCCTGAAGATACCTCTGTATGTGAGCCACAAATAGATGAATCTGAGCTTAATTGTAACAATTCCACTGCTACTTTGCTTTTGGAGTTCTCTCCTCCTGAAAACCAGATTGTGTCCTTTGAGAATGAAGCAGTGTTTAGTGAAAGTGATGTGGATTTCCATGGAAGTCTTATATCCACCGGAGATAAAGTGGGCACATCTGAGGAGGCCTCGGAAAGGCATGACGTTCCAACATCACCAGAAACCAGTGAAATTAATGATTTTACCATTACAGTTAAACCTTTTGAAATAAATAATGTTGAATCTCCTGAAAGTAAAATGgtttcagtgcaaaatcccaattCAAACACCAGCGAAGACCTGGTTCATTGTGCACTAGGTCAGTACCAGCCAAATGTGGTGGAAGACGAAGCAACTGAAGTGAATGAAAATAAAGATGAGGAATACAATGAACATCACAAACCATTGCCAGATGTACAAATTGGTTTATTAAATGTGACAAAAAGTGACTTAGTTGCAAGCGAGACCATAGAAAGTTGTGCATTGTCAACAGAAGCAGAAACTGCTGTGATAAACAGTAATGAACTTCACGAGCATGCGGTTTCTACTGAAGGTATTGAATCTCATGATGGCAATGATGGGGTGCATCTAGATAATATAAAACAACTACAAAATCCAGATCTCATTCTAGAAGTGTCTGATCCACTGGCTGCAGATGATGAGATTACAAATGAGTGCTTGCCTTCAGAACAAAAGACAGAAGCCTTGGAACAGAGGATCACAGTGGGTTGTGATGAACAGTCTGATATGGTTAATGTAAGTGATGGTAAGGTACATGCTGTAATAAAATATGAATCTAGCTACAATGAAACGTCCACAGAACCAGTCAAAGAAAATAAAGTGGCAGAGCCAAATCCTGACGATACAGTTAAAGCTTCTAACAAACCGGTCAGGTTTACTGTAGCCCCAGCATGGCAAAGAGCACTCTCAAGTGGATCTAGTGTCAAAGACAGCCCTTTTACCAAGAATACGGTGGGTAATATTGTCATGTCGGAGTCATTTGATGGTACAGATGAGTCTATAGTGCAAAGTAGCATAAAGGATAATGTTGTTCAGAAAAACAAGGAGGAATCTTGTGGTCATTTTGGTGTCAAGCTAAGGCGGACTTCATCGTCTATAAAATATAGTGAAGAAAACCAAGAAGAGGTTTCCAGACAAGGTGTATCTCCATTGGATACTTCATCCTTACTTCCAGGGAGAAACCAGCAAACTCCTAAGAAGATACAGGTGAACACAGAGTTTGCAAAAATGTCAAAGGTCTCTTGCACTAATGAAGAGAAATCCAGCCCAGATGTGAAAAGTCATCTGAAACCAAAAGTTGATGATCCTACCCCACAAGAAAACTCAG AACCTGCATGGATTACCATGGCAAAATTGAAACAAAAAGGATTTCAGGAGCATCCACTTGCCAGAGAGCAGAGCTCAAGTGAATCTGAGAAAGCTGAG GGAACCGAATGTATCCAGAGGAAGCATACAGTGACTGTTTTACAAGAAGCAGAAGAAAAGAAGTCGGAGAACACGGCTGCAGACAGTCCCG CTGCCCCAGCAGATGCACAACCAAATAGTGAGAAGAGCAGCCCAAGTGCAACACAGCAACAACACTCAGCTGAACCACCATGGTTTTCACTTGCCAAGAAGAAGGCAAAAGCATGGAGTGAGATGCCTCAGATTGTGCAGCAGTAA